A single window of Lutzomyia longipalpis isolate SR_M1_2022 chromosome 1, ASM2433408v1 DNA harbors:
- the LOC129788012 gene encoding SAP30-binding protein isoform X2, translating to MSAKNSALASLTANYTDSENEDHPDDYSPVSEGSTKTPNQATKSAAGTPHPVSREVSATPPFVGTQTKPQPPKKALRLVSYNDEAQISDEENVSPNSDISAMDISEEEDQVVDKEQQESKTDKFAEYGFQLPPEPKGKCAPELQEKINNLYEKMKNNNMDMNKVIQERKEFRNPSIYEKLIQFCDINELGTNYPPEIYDPLQWGKESFYEELAKAQKAEMDKREKEKKDNAKMEQVAAAARKAEEEAKKRKSKWDQPGPSANSAALKPAGLVQPSLTTNITGTKGTVISAFGSLPKKPKI from the exons ATGAGTGCAAAAAATTCAGCTCTGGCTTCACTAACTGCAAACTACACAGATTCTGAGAATGAAGATCATCCGGATGACTACTCACCCGTGTCAGAAGGGTCAACAAAG ACCCCGAATCAGGCAACAAAATCAGCTGCTGGTACCCCACATCCGGTTAGCAGAGAAGTCTCAGCGACACCACCCTTTGTGGGTACCCAGACAAAACCCCAACCACCGAAGAAAGCTCTCCGGCTTGTGAGCTACAACGATGAGGCTCAGATTTCGGATGAGGAAAACGTTTCGCCCAATTCAGACATTAGTGCCATGGATATCAGTGAGGAGGAGGATCAAGTGGTGGACAAGGAGCAGCAGGAGAGTAAGACGGATAAATTTGCCGAATACGGTTTCCAGCTACCACCGGAACCCAAAGGGAAGTGTGCTCCGGAATTGCAGGAGAAGATCAATAATTTGTACGAGAAGATGAAGAATAACAACATGGACATGAATAAGGTCATCCAGGAGCGAAAGGAGTTCCGGAATCCCAGTatttatgagaaattaattcaattttgtgaTATAAATGAGCTGGGAACGAATTATCCTCCGGAAATCTATGATCCCCTGCAGTGGGGCAAGGAGAGCTTCTACGAGGAGCTGGCAAAGGCACAAAAGGCTGAAATGGATAAACGGgaaaaggagaagaaggaCAATGCAAAGATGGAACaagttgctgctgctgccagGAAGGCTGAAGAGGAAGCAAAGAAGag GAAATCAAAATGGGATCAACCAGGACCTTCGGCAAATTCTGCAGCTCTCAAACCAGCTGGATTAGTTCAACCATCCCTCACGACAAATATAACCGGAACAAAAGGCACCGTGATCTCTGCATTTGGTTCCCTGCCGAAGAAGCCAAAAATCTGA
- the LOC129788012 gene encoding SAP30-binding protein isoform X1 produces the protein MSAKNSALASLTANYTDSENEDHPDDYSPVSEGSTKQTPNQATKSAAGTPHPVSREVSATPPFVGTQTKPQPPKKALRLVSYNDEAQISDEENVSPNSDISAMDISEEEDQVVDKEQQESKTDKFAEYGFQLPPEPKGKCAPELQEKINNLYEKMKNNNMDMNKVIQERKEFRNPSIYEKLIQFCDINELGTNYPPEIYDPLQWGKESFYEELAKAQKAEMDKREKEKKDNAKMEQVAAAARKAEEEAKKRKSKWDQPGPSANSAALKPAGLVQPSLTTNITGTKGTVISAFGSLPKKPKI, from the exons ATGAGTGCAAAAAATTCAGCTCTGGCTTCACTAACTGCAAACTACACAGATTCTGAGAATGAAGATCATCCGGATGACTACTCACCCGTGTCAGAAGGGTCAACAAAG CAGACCCCGAATCAGGCAACAAAATCAGCTGCTGGTACCCCACATCCGGTTAGCAGAGAAGTCTCAGCGACACCACCCTTTGTGGGTACCCAGACAAAACCCCAACCACCGAAGAAAGCTCTCCGGCTTGTGAGCTACAACGATGAGGCTCAGATTTCGGATGAGGAAAACGTTTCGCCCAATTCAGACATTAGTGCCATGGATATCAGTGAGGAGGAGGATCAAGTGGTGGACAAGGAGCAGCAGGAGAGTAAGACGGATAAATTTGCCGAATACGGTTTCCAGCTACCACCGGAACCCAAAGGGAAGTGTGCTCCGGAATTGCAGGAGAAGATCAATAATTTGTACGAGAAGATGAAGAATAACAACATGGACATGAATAAGGTCATCCAGGAGCGAAAGGAGTTCCGGAATCCCAGTatttatgagaaattaattcaattttgtgaTATAAATGAGCTGGGAACGAATTATCCTCCGGAAATCTATGATCCCCTGCAGTGGGGCAAGGAGAGCTTCTACGAGGAGCTGGCAAAGGCACAAAAGGCTGAAATGGATAAACGGgaaaaggagaagaaggaCAATGCAAAGATGGAACaagttgctgctgctgccagGAAGGCTGAAGAGGAAGCAAAGAAGag GAAATCAAAATGGGATCAACCAGGACCTTCGGCAAATTCTGCAGCTCTCAAACCAGCTGGATTAGTTCAACCATCCCTCACGACAAATATAACCGGAACAAAAGGCACCGTGATCTCTGCATTTGGTTCCCTGCCGAAGAAGCCAAAAATCTGA